One Kitasatospora sp. MAP12-44 DNA segment encodes these proteins:
- the lepB gene encoding signal peptidase I has protein sequence MGGPARSARPGSAREGVPVATETRDRRGLGANGFPSGEMYTMASRSPAVRGRAERRRTARRAARRRNRSRMRELPVITVVALAIALLLKTFLVQLFVIPSGSMQNTIDIGDRVVVDKFTPWLGSQPQRGDVVVFKDPGGWLEAGPQNASDGPVLRGVKDAFSFVGLLPSDNKQDLIKRVIGIGGDTVACCDGRGRVTVNGVAVDESYLAPGNVPSQRPFNVTVPSGRLWVMGDHRDVSADSRYHMSDPGHGTVPLANVVGRAVAIAWPLSHIQRLGAPTSLSSLPAAAGLGDGQQFAGRNPLPAQQPRTVGVLGIVPIPVRRWRASLRRGLPTG, from the coding sequence ATGGGTGGACCAGCCCGGAGCGCTCGGCCGGGCTCTGCGCGAGAGGGGGTGCCCGTGGCCACGGAGACCAGAGATAGGCGCGGGCTCGGTGCCAATGGCTTCCCCTCCGGTGAGATGTACACGATGGCGTCCCGGTCGCCTGCCGTTCGCGGGCGTGCGGAGAGGCGCAGGACTGCACGGCGCGCGGCACGCCGAAGGAACCGATCCCGCATGCGTGAGCTGCCGGTGATCACGGTGGTGGCACTGGCGATCGCTCTGCTGCTGAAGACCTTCCTGGTACAGCTGTTCGTGATTCCTTCCGGTTCGATGCAGAACACGATCGACATCGGTGACCGGGTCGTAGTGGACAAGTTCACTCCGTGGCTCGGCAGCCAACCGCAGCGTGGTGACGTGGTGGTGTTCAAGGATCCTGGCGGCTGGCTGGAGGCCGGTCCGCAGAACGCCTCCGACGGACCAGTGCTACGCGGTGTGAAGGATGCCTTCTCCTTCGTCGGCCTGCTGCCCTCCGACAACAAGCAGGATCTGATCAAGCGGGTGATCGGGATCGGCGGCGACACCGTGGCCTGCTGCGACGGCCGCGGCAGGGTCACCGTCAACGGCGTCGCGGTGGACGAGTCCTATCTCGCGCCGGGCAATGTGCCGTCCCAGCGGCCCTTCAACGTAACCGTGCCCAGCGGTCGGCTGTGGGTGATGGGCGACCACCGCGACGTGTCGGCCGACTCGCGCTATCACATGAGCGACCCCGGCCACGGGACCGTTCCGCTGGCGAACGTGGTGGGCCGAGCGGTTGCGATCGCCTGGCCGCTCTCGCATATCCAGCGCCTCGGTGCACCGACCTCACTCTCATCGCTGCCGGCGGCCGCCGGACTTGGAGACGGTCAGCAATTCGCCGGCCGCAACCCGCTCCCGGCGCAACAGCCTCGCACCGTGGGCGTGTTGGGCATCGTCCCGATCCCCGTCCGACGGTGGCGGGCATCTCTGCGGCGCGGTCTGCCCACCGGGTGA
- a CDS encoding Rieske (2Fe-2S) protein — translation MSSGGTVLGQAMDVPVGGGMVFPAAKVVVTQASAGQYKAFSAVCTHKGCTVSSVSDGLIKCPCHGSTFKIADGSVAEGPASSPLPPVPVKVDNGKLVIGG, via the coding sequence ATGTCCAGCGGCGGTACCGTACTCGGCCAGGCGATGGACGTGCCGGTCGGCGGCGGCATGGTCTTCCCCGCCGCCAAGGTCGTCGTCACCCAGGCGTCCGCGGGACAGTACAAGGCCTTCAGCGCCGTGTGTACCCACAAGGGCTGCACCGTCTCCAGCGTATCCGACGGACTCATCAAGTGCCCCTGCCACGGCAGCACCTTCAAGATCGCCGATGGCTCGGTCGCCGAAGGGCCAGCCTCCTCCCCGCTGCCCCCGGTCCCGGTCAAGGTCGACAACGGGAAGCTGGTCATCGGCGGCTGA
- a CDS encoding FAD-dependent oxidoreductase: MWQGYEPAAAQLLPQGVAESTTDARWPAPVPAGAWPPWWSGHHQLTSGLPYDTQPVYLPPPQLSAPIHDYQVPFTNPMVSYVPADYQVPAPYSEFGPMPPYPMPPIVALVTDASTQLVRWTSPQVQPPVQPLAERYPVQDMQALQGDALPAVWLTPEQLELETGLELATGLELESGAELVPWLEFAPEEFLPKLVSESEPVKVSVDNNRCHIYGICQQEAPEVFRISEGGSLHYTGNVPANLAAKARQAVRCCPMQAIAISGGAAPAPARRSRRSRGATASRDGYRRIVVAGGGLAGLSAASRLRERGFDGELVLVGEELRRPYSRPPLSKQFLAGESGSEDLTFRADDSLDAHWLLGTHMIGLDPEKKTLKLRGGERLPYDGLVIATGVDAKRLPQAPVLSERIRTVRTLADAAAIQQAMHAAQAHHVVILGGGFVGCELACTARDQGMDVTLVVHSAPLLRRVLGGKLGEVVGRIQARAGVDVRLSTTINEWTDTGSGLRLRLDDGEVIDADFVVLGLGSVPRTEWLHGSGLDVTDGVLCDTTCHAVDLTGRPVPGIVAAGDVARWPNERFDSTPRRVEHLIHAVEMGQHAADSLLQGPAEAEMFTPVPRFWSEQHGTRLQAVGMPALGERMEIVEGSLRSESFVAAYKRDTPQGTQLVAAVAFDMPRQLLDYRDRIGHTGPLAQTPTPSTRRRR; encoded by the coding sequence ATGTGGCAGGGATACGAACCGGCCGCGGCTCAACTGCTGCCGCAGGGCGTAGCGGAGAGCACGACCGACGCCCGCTGGCCGGCGCCCGTCCCGGCCGGTGCGTGGCCTCCCTGGTGGAGCGGGCATCACCAGCTCACAAGTGGTCTGCCGTACGACACGCAGCCCGTCTACCTTCCGCCGCCGCAACTGTCGGCGCCTATTCACGACTACCAGGTGCCGTTCACCAACCCGATGGTCTCGTACGTACCCGCCGACTATCAGGTGCCCGCGCCATACTCCGAGTTCGGCCCGATGCCCCCGTATCCGATGCCCCCGATCGTGGCACTGGTCACCGATGCGTCCACCCAGCTGGTGAGGTGGACCTCACCGCAGGTGCAGCCGCCGGTCCAGCCCCTGGCGGAGCGCTATCCGGTCCAGGACATGCAAGCACTCCAGGGTGACGCGCTGCCGGCCGTCTGGCTCACGCCGGAACAACTGGAGCTCGAAACCGGGTTGGAGCTCGCGACCGGGCTGGAGCTGGAATCCGGGGCGGAGCTGGTGCCGTGGCTGGAGTTCGCCCCCGAGGAGTTCCTTCCCAAACTCGTCAGCGAGAGCGAGCCGGTGAAGGTCAGCGTGGACAACAACCGCTGCCACATCTACGGCATCTGCCAGCAGGAGGCCCCGGAGGTCTTCCGCATCTCCGAGGGTGGCTCACTCCACTACACCGGCAACGTACCGGCGAACCTCGCGGCCAAGGCGCGGCAGGCGGTCCGCTGCTGTCCGATGCAGGCCATCGCCATCAGCGGCGGAGCGGCGCCCGCCCCGGCCCGCCGCTCCCGCCGCTCCCGCGGCGCCACGGCCAGCCGGGACGGCTACCGCCGGATCGTGGTCGCCGGGGGCGGTCTGGCCGGGCTCAGTGCCGCGAGCAGGCTGCGCGAGCGCGGCTTCGACGGCGAACTGGTCCTGGTCGGCGAGGAACTGCGCCGGCCCTACAGCCGACCACCTTTGTCCAAGCAGTTCCTGGCTGGTGAGTCGGGCAGTGAGGATCTCACCTTCCGAGCCGACGACTCCCTCGATGCCCACTGGCTGCTCGGCACTCACATGATCGGGCTGGACCCCGAGAAGAAGACCCTGAAGCTCCGGGGCGGTGAACGGCTTCCCTACGACGGCTTGGTGATCGCCACCGGCGTCGACGCCAAGCGGCTGCCGCAGGCTCCCGTCCTCAGCGAACGAATCCGCACCGTACGGACCCTGGCGGACGCGGCTGCGATCCAGCAGGCAATGCACGCCGCCCAAGCCCACCATGTGGTGATCCTCGGCGGCGGCTTCGTCGGCTGCGAACTCGCCTGCACTGCACGCGACCAGGGCATGGACGTCACCCTGGTCGTCCACAGCGCCCCGCTCCTGCGCAGGGTGCTGGGCGGCAAACTGGGTGAAGTGGTCGGCCGCATCCAGGCCCGGGCCGGGGTCGATGTCCGGCTCAGCACGACCATCAACGAGTGGACCGACACCGGCTCAGGGCTGCGCCTGCGGCTGGACGACGGCGAGGTGATCGACGCCGACTTCGTCGTCCTGGGGCTGGGCAGCGTGCCACGCACCGAATGGCTGCACGGCAGCGGACTGGACGTCACCGACGGCGTGCTCTGCGACACCACCTGCCATGCCGTGGACCTGACCGGCCGACCGGTACCCGGCATCGTGGCAGCGGGCGACGTGGCCCGGTGGCCCAACGAGAGGTTCGACTCCACACCCCGACGGGTGGAACACCTGATCCACGCCGTCGAGATGGGACAACACGCTGCCGACTCCCTGCTCCAAGGACCCGCAGAAGCCGAGATGTTCACCCCGGTCCCGCGCTTCTGGTCCGAGCAGCACGGGACGCGCCTCCAGGCTGTCGGCATGCCCGCGCTGGGAGAGCGGATGGAGATCGTCGAGGGCTCGCTCCGCTCCGAGAGCTTCGTCGCCGCCTACAAGCGCGACACGCCGCAGGGCACCCAACTGGTGGCCGCGGTGGCCTTCGACATGCCGCGACAACTGCTGGACTACCGCGATCGCATCGGCCACACCGGCCCACTTGCGCAGACCCCGACTCCGAGTACAAGGAGGCGCCGATGA
- the xdhC gene encoding xanthine dehydrogenase accessory protein XdhC, which translates to MTWVAAVARLRARRESGVLVTVATVRGHAPRDAGAKLVVGQTETWGSIGGGNVEAVAIDRARQMIAVSKPEPEPELIDFALNDKVTNQHGVQCCGGTVSVLLEPLPVVRAVAIFGIGHVGLELARILARQDLDLHLIDTRSDILTEERLDVLADAVAKVHVHHTPLLPEEVLAELPRGTHILIMTHDHAEDAALCDAALRTTHLGSIGLIGSAAKWVRFRKRLATEGGHDEATIDRIKTPIGLADITGKEPATIAVSVAADLLRTFETEGN; encoded by the coding sequence ATGACGTGGGTCGCCGCGGTCGCACGGTTGCGAGCACGCCGCGAGTCCGGCGTGCTGGTGACCGTCGCGACCGTGCGCGGCCATGCCCCGCGCGACGCCGGTGCGAAACTCGTTGTGGGGCAGACCGAGACGTGGGGCTCGATCGGTGGCGGCAATGTCGAGGCGGTCGCGATCGATCGAGCCCGGCAGATGATCGCCGTGTCCAAGCCGGAGCCGGAGCCGGAGCTGATTGATTTCGCCCTGAACGACAAGGTGACCAACCAGCATGGCGTGCAGTGCTGCGGTGGCACGGTCTCGGTGCTGCTTGAACCGCTGCCAGTGGTACGGGCGGTGGCGATCTTCGGCATCGGGCACGTCGGGCTGGAACTGGCGCGCATTCTGGCACGTCAGGACCTCGACCTCCATCTGATCGACACCCGCTCCGACATCCTCACCGAGGAGCGGCTCGACGTGCTGGCAGACGCGGTGGCGAAGGTGCACGTGCATCACACGCCGCTGCTGCCCGAGGAGGTGCTGGCGGAGTTGCCGCGCGGCACCCACATCCTGATCATGACCCATGATCACGCCGAGGACGCCGCTCTGTGCGACGCCGCCTTGCGGACAACCCATCTCGGCTCCATCGGGCTGATCGGGTCGGCGGCCAAGTGGGTGCGGTTCCGCAAACGCCTCGCCACCGAGGGCGGTCACGACGAGGCCACCATCGATCGGATCAAGACCCCGATCGGGCTGGCTGACATCACCGGCAAGGAACCCGCGACAATTGCCGTGAGCGTCGCTGCCGATTTGCTGCGCACCTTCGAAACCGAGGGGAACTGA
- the xdhB gene encoding xanthine dehydrogenase molybdopterin binding subunit: protein MSHLSERPEMPVVGVSMPHESAVLHVTGTALYTDDLVHRTKDVLHAYPVQVMKAHGRITALRTEPALAVPGVVRVLTGADVPGVNDAGMKHDEPLFPDEVMFYGHAVAWVLAETLEAARLGAAAVEVELDEQPSLITLQEAIAADSFHGARPVMLTGDVDAGFADSAHVFAGEFQFSDQEHFYLETHAALAYVDEAEQVFLQSSTQHPSETQEIVAHVLGLHSHEVTVQCLRMGGGFGGKEMQPHGFAAVAALGAKLTGRPVRLRLNRTQDLTMSGKRHGFHAAWKIGFDADGRVQALDATLTADGGWSLDLSEPVVARALCHIDNTYWIPNARIAGRIAKTNKVSNTAFRGFGGPQGMLVIEDIMGRCAPPLGLDPMELRERNFYRQGQSTPYGQPVVQPERISTVWQQVQDNADIADRKREIAAFNAAHPNTKRGLAMTGIKFGISFNLTAFNQGGALVLIYKDGSVLINHGGTEMGQGLHTKMLQVAATTLGIPLRKVRLAPTRTDKVPNTSATAASAGADLNGAAVKNACEQLRERLLQVAATQLGSHASDVRIVEGVARTLGSDKELAWDDLVRTAYFQRVQLSAAGFYRTEGLHWDAKTFRGSPFKYFSHGAAAAEVEVDGFTGAYRIRRVDIVHDVGDSLSPMIDIGQVEGGFVQGAGWLTLEDLRWDASDGPNRGRLLTQAASTYKLPSFSEMPEEFNVTLLENATEEGAVYGSKAVGEPPLMLAFSVREALRQAAAAFGPSGVSVELASPATPEAVYWAIQAARQGEASRNGYARNGFATDGHAANGKIRTDANTLSGA from the coding sequence ATGAGCCATTTGTCCGAGCGCCCCGAAATGCCTGTCGTCGGCGTCTCGATGCCGCACGAGAGTGCCGTCCTGCACGTCACCGGCACCGCGCTCTACACCGACGACCTGGTCCATCGCACCAAGGACGTGCTGCACGCCTACCCGGTCCAGGTCATGAAGGCCCACGGCAGGATCACCGCGCTGCGCACCGAGCCCGCGCTCGCCGTGCCCGGTGTGGTCCGCGTGCTGACCGGTGCCGACGTGCCCGGCGTCAACGATGCCGGGATGAAGCATGACGAGCCGCTGTTCCCCGACGAGGTCATGTTCTACGGCCACGCGGTCGCCTGGGTGCTCGCCGAGACCCTGGAGGCCGCCCGACTCGGTGCGGCGGCCGTCGAGGTGGAACTCGACGAACAGCCCTCCCTGATCACACTGCAGGAGGCGATCGCGGCCGACAGCTTTCACGGCGCTCGGCCCGTGATGCTGACCGGCGACGTCGACGCCGGCTTCGCTGACTCCGCGCACGTGTTCGCCGGAGAGTTCCAGTTCTCCGATCAGGAGCACTTCTACCTCGAGACGCACGCGGCGCTGGCCTATGTCGACGAGGCCGAGCAGGTGTTCCTCCAGAGCAGCACCCAGCATCCTTCGGAGACCCAGGAGATCGTCGCCCACGTGCTCGGCCTGCACAGCCACGAGGTGACCGTGCAGTGTCTGCGAATGGGTGGCGGCTTCGGCGGCAAGGAGATGCAGCCGCACGGGTTCGCGGCCGTCGCCGCGCTCGGCGCCAAGCTGACCGGTCGGCCGGTTCGGCTGCGGCTCAACCGGACGCAGGATCTGACCATGTCCGGTAAGAGGCACGGGTTCCACGCCGCGTGGAAGATCGGCTTCGACGCCGACGGCCGCGTCCAGGCCCTGGACGCCACCCTGACCGCGGATGGCGGCTGGAGCCTGGATCTGTCCGAGCCGGTGGTGGCCCGTGCGCTGTGCCACATCGACAACACCTACTGGATTCCCAACGCGCGCATCGCCGGTCGCATCGCCAAGACCAACAAGGTCTCCAACACCGCCTTCCGTGGCTTCGGCGGACCGCAGGGCATGCTGGTGATCGAGGACATCATGGGCCGGTGCGCGCCGCCGCTCGGCCTGGATCCGATGGAGTTGCGGGAGCGTAACTTCTACCGGCAGGGCCAGTCAACGCCGTACGGACAGCCTGTCGTTCAGCCCGAACGCATCTCCACCGTCTGGCAGCAGGTTCAGGACAACGCCGACATCGCCGATCGCAAGCGCGAGATCGCTGCCTTCAATGCCGCGCACCCGAACACCAAGCGGGGACTTGCGATGACCGGCATCAAGTTCGGAATCTCGTTCAACCTCACCGCCTTCAACCAGGGCGGCGCGCTGGTGCTGATCTACAAGGACGGCTCGGTCCTCATCAACCACGGCGGCACCGAGATGGGCCAGGGCTTGCACACCAAGATGCTGCAGGTGGCCGCGACCACGCTGGGTATCCCGCTGCGCAAGGTGCGGCTGGCCCCGACGCGAACCGACAAGGTGCCCAACACCTCTGCCACCGCCGCCAGTGCCGGGGCGGATCTCAACGGTGCGGCGGTGAAGAACGCCTGCGAGCAGTTGCGCGAGCGGCTGCTGCAGGTGGCCGCCACCCAGCTGGGTTCGCATGCCTCGGATGTGCGCATCGTCGAGGGCGTCGCGCGCACCCTGGGCAGCGACAAGGAGCTGGCCTGGGACGACCTGGTGCGCACCGCGTACTTCCAGCGAGTTCAGTTGTCGGCGGCCGGTTTCTACCGAACCGAGGGTCTGCACTGGGACGCGAAGACGTTCAGGGGCTCACCGTTCAAGTACTTCTCCCATGGCGCCGCCGCAGCCGAGGTGGAGGTGGACGGCTTCACCGGCGCGTACCGCATCCGGCGGGTGGACATCGTGCACGATGTCGGCGACAGCCTGTCCCCGATGATCGACATCGGTCAGGTCGAGGGTGGCTTCGTTCAGGGCGCGGGCTGGCTGACACTCGAGGATCTGCGCTGGGACGCCAGTGACGGGCCGAACCGCGGCCGGCTGCTGACCCAGGCCGCGAGCACCTACAAGCTGCCGAGCTTTTCGGAGATGCCCGAGGAATTCAACGTCACGCTTCTGGAGAACGCCACCGAAGAGGGCGCGGTATACGGGTCCAAAGCGGTGGGTGAGCCTCCGCTGATGCTGGCGTTCTCGGTGCGAGAAGCGTTGCGGCAGGCCGCCGCCGCGTTCGGGCCGAGCGGGGTCAGCGTCGAGTTGGCGTCGCCCGCAACGCCGGAGGCGGTGTACTGGGCGATCCAGGCGGCTCGCCAGGGCGAGGCCTCCCGGAACGGTTACGCCCGCAACGGGTTTGCCACCGACGGCCACGCCGCCAACGGCAAGATCCGAACCGACGCAAATACGTTGAGCGGTGCCTGA